From the Rhizobium sp. SL42 genome, the window TCGCCGCCATGACCTGTGGATCGTCTGCGACGAAGTCTATGAGGAGCTGACCTTCGGCCAGGCCTCCGGCTCGACTTTCGCCTCGCCCTTTGACAATCCCGATCTTGCCGAGCGCACCATCGTGGTATCCTCGATCTCGAAATCTCACGCCGCACCGGGCTTCCGCAGCGGCTGGGCCGTCGGCCCGTCCGAATTCTGCGATCGTCTTTTGCCGGTGTCCGAAACAATGCTGTTCGGCGTCCAGCCCTTCATTGCCGACATGACGGCCATGGCATTGACGCAGCCGATCGAAACCGCATCCATCATGCGGACAAACTACGAGCGGCGCGCCAGGCTGATGGCGAACCGCCTGAAGTCGATCAGCACCCTGAGACCGGTCATGCCGGAAGGCGGGATGTTCATTGTCGTTGATGTCAGCGCGACCGGCCTCACAGGCTATGAATTTGCCGCGCGTCTGTTGGAGGAACAACATGTCGCGGTCATGCCAGGCTCTTCCTTTGGCGAGGCGGCGCGACACCTGATCCGGATCTCCTTGACCGTATCGGACGAAACGCTCGCGGAAGCTGCGGACCGCATGGTCAAGCTCGCGCGCACTCTGGCCGCCGACGCCGCCTGAGCCGACCGGTCGGACGGTTTCCGCGATGGGGACGCACAAAAATCCATGCTCTGGCACAGATC encodes:
- a CDS encoding pyridoxal phosphate-dependent aminotransferase, which encodes MRYASITERLAGLGSGKWAIHIEARRKAAEGIPVIQLTIGEPDLPPDPALLAECTRALHAGRTRYSNGRGEASVVTALVEKYSRRRQGITERNVLCFPGTQSALFVVLMGLLDAGDEVLVGDPYYATYEGLIASSGAKISPVELKVENRFHLNAADLEAAITPGSRVLLLNTPHNPTGAVLTSEEIATIGELCRRHDLWIVCDEVYEELTFGQASGSTFASPFDNPDLAERTIVVSSISKSHAAPGFRSGWAVGPSEFCDRLLPVSETMLFGVQPFIADMTAMALTQPIETASIMRTNYERRARLMANRLKSISTLRPVMPEGGMFIVVDVSATGLTGYEFAARLLEEQHVAVMPGSSFGEAARHLIRISLTVSDETLAEAADRMVKLARTLAADAA